A single genomic interval of Sinorhizobium garamanticum harbors:
- a CDS encoding DUF2285 domain-containing protein: protein MVLLAPSPSSVRSKPSLLSVSNVTEGQASERGVFVRHALGGGETANLLFLADAVADQPLAALIPLDVDAPDRLHSVSRLMRGLLGRTIPSDARLTPQRRRRLRNMLQAVDGRANGASYREIAEVLFGKDRVATEAWKTSALRDATMDLVKDGLAMIAGGYRALLRHRRRS from the coding sequence ATGGTGCTATTAGCGCCATCGCCGTCCTCGGTTCGCTCCAAACCCAGTCTCCTGAGCGTTTCCAATGTCACTGAGGGTCAGGCTTCCGAACGTGGAGTCTTCGTCCGCCACGCACTGGGCGGCGGCGAGACCGCCAATTTGCTTTTTTTGGCCGACGCCGTAGCGGACCAGCCGCTCGCTGCCCTCATCCCGCTCGATGTCGATGCTCCCGACCGCCTTCACTCCGTCTCTCGCCTCATGCGAGGACTGCTCGGCCGAACCATTCCAAGCGACGCGCGCCTGACGCCTCAGCGCCGGCGTCGTTTGCGCAATATGCTGCAAGCTGTCGACGGACGCGCTAACGGCGCAAGCTACCGCGAAATCGCCGAGGTCCTCTTCGGCAAAGACCGGGTCGCCACCGAGGCCTGGAAGACGTCGGCGCTCCGAGATGCAACGATGGATCTCGTCAAGGACGGCCTCGCCATGATTGCCGGCGGCTATCGCGCTCTCCTGCGGCATCGTCGTCGATCCTGA